One stretch of Enoplosus armatus isolate fEnoArm2 chromosome 1, fEnoArm2.hap1, whole genome shotgun sequence DNA includes these proteins:
- the myzap gene encoding myocardial zonula adherens protein isoform X4, with the protein MLRYGSGRTVSTTTTTTEDSPESSSERRIRRLRLTLHAGDHGNKETKTAKSDTKETGVNGAWKKKNGLVQRERPAGRESPQQHLGDMTNGAPETSLQHHGPKVYGVVQRTGSDRQQEVMAREWTVNHLQDEMKYIKEVRDSLEKVRERMYGQFGGMQQSMQKLSQEIKAANSNRRSLESEVRIRTSAMESFDQMNSSLISANIGLQKSLLENCQSRVDKREEVKSLRSAYEKTQEQLRDKERELAAAKAENQTLRLQVESSQEASTQALQELSAKLQREYEEKLQEEQQKHREEIENLQAQLDEYIRRLEEAERNIRIAEAKIAERDQRIIEVERLLDCMGKEKGQLQKKLQECEQRLCLMELTDKTDATVAKRSKELQSETVDLRERIKHLNDMVFCQQRKVKGMIEEVQSLRAQVAQKDMFISELLDRIAIVECENNELEDKLKYFMSTQSRPREFLETSEIGVGCDLLHRHDVEPPVQCEPTHLHPIQHPPPKKLPSIAEPPSYTQPPSTVKLSSIAEPPSPTEPPSLTQPPQPPSPTSPFQHPFHYLTMPTQPRTFKSNNPPPSRLESSLLRYTPVEYSRFLQSSPSLVSGTFPYIRPSESEPPVSPVQSGRDEVDADTNTDTRSGPEESTSSPSSSRPRSRAPQVYSPFMKLMEMTANINIE; encoded by the exons ATGCTTCGCTACGGTTCAGGACGAACTgtttccaccaccaccaccacaacagaGGACTCTCCAGAGTCTTCAAGTGAG aggAGGATCAGACGCCTCAGGTTAACTCTACATGCAGGAGATCAtggaaacaaggagacaaaaactgcaaaatcaGACACA AAAGAGACGGGTGTCAATGGGgcatggaagaagaagaatgggCTGGTCCAAAGAGAGAGGCCAGCTGGCAGGGAGTCCCCTCAGCAG CACCTCGGAGACATGACCAATGGGGCGCCAGAGACCTCGCTGCAGCACCATGGGCCCAAAGTGTACGGCGTTGTGCAGAGGACGGGCTcggacagacagcaggaggtGATGGCGCGCGAGTGGACGGTCAATCACCTTCAGGATGAGATGAAGTACATCAAGGAG GTGAGAGATTCTTTGGAGAAGGTGAGAGAGCGGATGTACGGGCAGTTCGGAGGAATGCAGCAATCAATGCAAAAGCTCTCACAGGAAATCAAG gctgcCAATTCAAACCGGAGGAGTCTGGAGTCAGAGGTGAGGATCCGGACGTCAGCCATGGAGAGCTTCGATCAGATGAACAGCTCCCTCATATCTGCTAACATCGGCTTGCAG AAATCCCTCCTGGAGAACTGTCAGAGCAGAGTGgacaagagagaggaggtgaagagttTGCGGAGCGCCTATGAGAAAACCCAAGAACAACtcagagacaaggagagggagcTGGCTGCCGCTAAGGCTGAAAACCAGACATTGAGACTACAG GTGGAGTCTTCGCAGGAGGCCAGCACTCAGGCGCTGCAGGAGCTCTCAGCAAAGCTACAGCGGGAGTACgaggagaagctgcaggaggaacaacagaaacacagggaggagaTTGAAAACCTACAG GCCCAACTCGATGAGTACATCAGGCGActagaggaagcagagagaaacatcagGATTGCAGAGGCCAAGATTGCTGAGAGGGACCAGAGGATCATTGAAGTGGAGCGTCTACTGGACTGTATGGGAAAG gaaaagGGTCAACTCCAAAAGAAGCTGCAGGAATGTGAACAGCGTCTCTGCTTGATGGAGCTGACAGACAAAACTGATGCAACTGTGGCCAAAAG GTCCAAAGAGCTGCAATCTGAAACTGTGGATCTCCGTGAGAGGATCAAACACTTGAACGACATGGTGTTCTGCCAGCAGAGGAAAGTCAAAGGCATGAtcgaggag GTTCAATCACTGCGAGCTCAAGTCGCTCAGAAGGACATGTTCATCTCCGAGCTTCTGGACAGAATTGCAATAGTGGAGTGCGAG AATAATGAATTAGAAGACAAGCTGAAGTATTTTATGTCCACACAGAGTAGGCCAAGAGAGTTTTTGGAAACAAGTGAGATAGGAGTAGGCTGCGATCTGCTCCACAG GCATGATGTTGAACCTCCTGTTCAATGTGAACCAACTCATCTCCACCCCATACAACACCCACCACCAAAGAAACTTCCATCAATCGCTGAACCTCCGTCTTACACTCAACCTCCATCAACAGTTAAACTTTCATCAATCGCTGAACCTCCATCTCCCACTGAACCTCCGTCTCTCACTCAACCTCC GCAGCCTCCATCCCCTACATCTCCCTTTCAACATCCATTCCACTACCTGACAATGCCCACCCAACCAAGGACGTTCAAGTCTAATAACCCTCCACCCAGCAGGCTGGAGTCCAGTTTACTGAGGTACACTCCTGTCGAGTACAGCCGCTTCCTGCAGTCCAGCCCCTCATTAGTGAGTGGGACGTTCCCCTACATCCGTCCGTCTGAATCTGAGCCTCCTGTGAGTCCCGTCCAGTCTGGGAGAGATGAGGTggatgcagacacaaacacagacacaagatcAGGTCCAGAGGAATCCACCTCATCCCCGTCCTCTTCTCGACCACGATCAAGAGCCCCTCAAGTTTATTCACCGTTCATGAAACTTATGGAAATGACAGCAAATATAAACATAGAGTGA
- the myzap gene encoding myocardial zonula adherens protein isoform X2, which yields MLRYGSGRTVSTTTTTTEDSPESSSERRIRRLRLTLHAGDHGNKETKTAKSDTAEKETGVNGAWKKKNGLVQRERPAGRESPQQHLGDMTNGAPETSLQHHGPKVYGVVQRTGSDRQQEVMAREWTVNHLQDEMKYIKEVRDSLEKVRERMYGQFGGMQQSMQKLSQEIKAANSNRRSLESEVRIRTSAMESFDQMNSSLISANIGLQKSLLENCQSRVDKREEVKSLRSAYEKTQEQLRDKERELAAAKAENQTLRLQVESSQEASTQALQELSAKLQREYEEKLQEEQQKHREEIENLQAQLDEYIRRLEEAERNIRIAEAKIAERDQRIIEVERLLDCMGKEKGQLQKKLQECEQRLCLMELTDKTDATVAKRSKELQSETVDLRERIKHLNDMVFCQQRKVKGMIEEVQSLRAQVAQKDMFISELLDRIAIVECENNELEDKLKYFMSTQSRPREFLETSEIGVGCDLLHRSDAQRHDVEPPVQCEPTHLHPIQHPPPKKLPSIAEPPSYTQPPSTVKLSSIAEPPSPTEPPSLTQPPSPTQLPSPTQPLSPIKPPSPTEPPYATQLPPPIQPSFPTQPPSPTSPFQHPFHYLTMPTQPRTFKSNNPPPSRLESSLLRYTPVEYSRFLQSSPSLVSGTFPYIRPSESEPPVSPVQSGRDEVDADTNTDTRSGPEESTSSPSSSRPRSRAPQVYSPFMKLMEMTANINIE from the exons ATGCTTCGCTACGGTTCAGGACGAACTgtttccaccaccaccaccacaacagaGGACTCTCCAGAGTCTTCAAGTGAG aggAGGATCAGACGCCTCAGGTTAACTCTACATGCAGGAGATCAtggaaacaaggagacaaaaactgcaaaatcaGACACA GCTGAGAAAGAGACGGGTGTCAATGGGgcatggaagaagaagaatgggCTGGTCCAAAGAGAGAGGCCAGCTGGCAGGGAGTCCCCTCAGCAG CACCTCGGAGACATGACCAATGGGGCGCCAGAGACCTCGCTGCAGCACCATGGGCCCAAAGTGTACGGCGTTGTGCAGAGGACGGGCTcggacagacagcaggaggtGATGGCGCGCGAGTGGACGGTCAATCACCTTCAGGATGAGATGAAGTACATCAAGGAG GTGAGAGATTCTTTGGAGAAGGTGAGAGAGCGGATGTACGGGCAGTTCGGAGGAATGCAGCAATCAATGCAAAAGCTCTCACAGGAAATCAAG gctgcCAATTCAAACCGGAGGAGTCTGGAGTCAGAGGTGAGGATCCGGACGTCAGCCATGGAGAGCTTCGATCAGATGAACAGCTCCCTCATATCTGCTAACATCGGCTTGCAG AAATCCCTCCTGGAGAACTGTCAGAGCAGAGTGgacaagagagaggaggtgaagagttTGCGGAGCGCCTATGAGAAAACCCAAGAACAACtcagagacaaggagagggagcTGGCTGCCGCTAAGGCTGAAAACCAGACATTGAGACTACAG GTGGAGTCTTCGCAGGAGGCCAGCACTCAGGCGCTGCAGGAGCTCTCAGCAAAGCTACAGCGGGAGTACgaggagaagctgcaggaggaacaacagaaacacagggaggagaTTGAAAACCTACAG GCCCAACTCGATGAGTACATCAGGCGActagaggaagcagagagaaacatcagGATTGCAGAGGCCAAGATTGCTGAGAGGGACCAGAGGATCATTGAAGTGGAGCGTCTACTGGACTGTATGGGAAAG gaaaagGGTCAACTCCAAAAGAAGCTGCAGGAATGTGAACAGCGTCTCTGCTTGATGGAGCTGACAGACAAAACTGATGCAACTGTGGCCAAAAG GTCCAAAGAGCTGCAATCTGAAACTGTGGATCTCCGTGAGAGGATCAAACACTTGAACGACATGGTGTTCTGCCAGCAGAGGAAAGTCAAAGGCATGAtcgaggag GTTCAATCACTGCGAGCTCAAGTCGCTCAGAAGGACATGTTCATCTCCGAGCTTCTGGACAGAATTGCAATAGTGGAGTGCGAG AATAATGAATTAGAAGACAAGCTGAAGTATTTTATGTCCACACAGAGTAGGCCAAGAGAGTTTTTGGAAACAAGTGAGATAGGAGTAGGCTGCGATCTGCTCCACAG AAGTGACGCACAGAGGCATGATGTTGAACCTCCTGTTCAATGTGAACCAACTCATCTCCACCCCATACAACACCCACCACCAAAGAAACTTCCATCAATCGCTGAACCTCCGTCTTACACTCAACCTCCATCAACAGTTAAACTTTCATCAATCGCTGAACCTCCATCTCCCACTGAACCTCCGTCTCTCACTCAACCTCCATCTCCTACTCAACTTCCATCACCCACTCAACCTCTATCACCAATTAAACCTCCGTCACCCACAGAACCTCCATATGCCACTCAACTTCCACCCCCCATACAACCCTCATTTCCCACGCAGCCTCCATCCCCTACATCTCCCTTTCAACATCCATTCCACTACCTGACAATGCCCACCCAACCAAGGACGTTCAAGTCTAATAACCCTCCACCCAGCAGGCTGGAGTCCAGTTTACTGAGGTACACTCCTGTCGAGTACAGCCGCTTCCTGCAGTCCAGCCCCTCATTAGTGAGTGGGACGTTCCCCTACATCCGTCCGTCTGAATCTGAGCCTCCTGTGAGTCCCGTCCAGTCTGGGAGAGATGAGGTggatgcagacacaaacacagacacaagatcAGGTCCAGAGGAATCCACCTCATCCCCGTCCTCTTCTCGACCACGATCAAGAGCCCCTCAAGTTTATTCACCGTTCATGAAACTTATGGAAATGACAGCAAATATAAACATAGAGTGA
- the myzap gene encoding myocardial zonula adherens protein isoform X3, whose protein sequence is MLRYGSGRTVSTTTTTTEDSPESSSERRIRRLRLTLHAGDHGNKETKTAKSDTAEKETGVNGAWKKKNGLVQRERPAGRESPQQHLGDMTNGAPETSLQHHGPKVYGVVQRTGSDRQQEVMAREWTVNHLQDEMKYIKEVRDSLEKVRERMYGQFGGMQQSMQKLSQEIKAANSNRRSLESEVRIRTSAMESFDQMNSSLISANIGLQLPLQKSLLENCQSRVDKREEVKSLRSAYEKTQEQLRDKERELAAAKAENQTLRLQVESSQEASTQALQELSAKLQREYEEKLQEEQQKHREEIENLQAQLDEYIRRLEEAERNIRIAEAKIAERDQRIIEVERLLDCMGKEKGQLQKKLQECEQRLCLMELTDKTDATVAKRSKELQSETVDLRERIKHLNDMVFCQQRKVKGMIEEVQSLRAQVAQKDMFISELLDRIAIVECESRPREFLETSEIGVGCDLLHRSDAQRHDVEPPVQCEPTHLHPIQHPPPKKLPSIAEPPSYTQPPSTVKLSSIAEPPSPTEPPSLTQPPSPTQLPSPTQPLSPIKPPSPTEPPYATQLPPPIQPSFPTQPPSPTSPFQHPFHYLTMPTQPRTFKSNNPPPSRLESSLLRYTPVEYSRFLQSSPSLVSGTFPYIRPSESEPPVSPVQSGRDEVDADTNTDTRSGPEESTSSPSSSRPRSRAPQVYSPFMKLMEMTANINIE, encoded by the exons ATGCTTCGCTACGGTTCAGGACGAACTgtttccaccaccaccaccacaacagaGGACTCTCCAGAGTCTTCAAGTGAG aggAGGATCAGACGCCTCAGGTTAACTCTACATGCAGGAGATCAtggaaacaaggagacaaaaactgcaaaatcaGACACA GCTGAGAAAGAGACGGGTGTCAATGGGgcatggaagaagaagaatgggCTGGTCCAAAGAGAGAGGCCAGCTGGCAGGGAGTCCCCTCAGCAG CACCTCGGAGACATGACCAATGGGGCGCCAGAGACCTCGCTGCAGCACCATGGGCCCAAAGTGTACGGCGTTGTGCAGAGGACGGGCTcggacagacagcaggaggtGATGGCGCGCGAGTGGACGGTCAATCACCTTCAGGATGAGATGAAGTACATCAAGGAG GTGAGAGATTCTTTGGAGAAGGTGAGAGAGCGGATGTACGGGCAGTTCGGAGGAATGCAGCAATCAATGCAAAAGCTCTCACAGGAAATCAAG gctgcCAATTCAAACCGGAGGAGTCTGGAGTCAGAGGTGAGGATCCGGACGTCAGCCATGGAGAGCTTCGATCAGATGAACAGCTCCCTCATATCTGCTAACATCGGCTTGCAG TTGCCTTTGCAGAAATCCCTCCTGGAGAACTGTCAGAGCAGAGTGgacaagagagaggaggtgaagagttTGCGGAGCGCCTATGAGAAAACCCAAGAACAACtcagagacaaggagagggagcTGGCTGCCGCTAAGGCTGAAAACCAGACATTGAGACTACAG GTGGAGTCTTCGCAGGAGGCCAGCACTCAGGCGCTGCAGGAGCTCTCAGCAAAGCTACAGCGGGAGTACgaggagaagctgcaggaggaacaacagaaacacagggaggagaTTGAAAACCTACAG GCCCAACTCGATGAGTACATCAGGCGActagaggaagcagagagaaacatcagGATTGCAGAGGCCAAGATTGCTGAGAGGGACCAGAGGATCATTGAAGTGGAGCGTCTACTGGACTGTATGGGAAAG gaaaagGGTCAACTCCAAAAGAAGCTGCAGGAATGTGAACAGCGTCTCTGCTTGATGGAGCTGACAGACAAAACTGATGCAACTGTGGCCAAAAG GTCCAAAGAGCTGCAATCTGAAACTGTGGATCTCCGTGAGAGGATCAAACACTTGAACGACATGGTGTTCTGCCAGCAGAGGAAAGTCAAAGGCATGAtcgaggag GTTCAATCACTGCGAGCTCAAGTCGCTCAGAAGGACATGTTCATCTCCGAGCTTCTGGACAGAATTGCAATAGTGGAGTGCGAG AGTAGGCCAAGAGAGTTTTTGGAAACAAGTGAGATAGGAGTAGGCTGCGATCTGCTCCACAG AAGTGACGCACAGAGGCATGATGTTGAACCTCCTGTTCAATGTGAACCAACTCATCTCCACCCCATACAACACCCACCACCAAAGAAACTTCCATCAATCGCTGAACCTCCGTCTTACACTCAACCTCCATCAACAGTTAAACTTTCATCAATCGCTGAACCTCCATCTCCCACTGAACCTCCGTCTCTCACTCAACCTCCATCTCCTACTCAACTTCCATCACCCACTCAACCTCTATCACCAATTAAACCTCCGTCACCCACAGAACCTCCATATGCCACTCAACTTCCACCCCCCATACAACCCTCATTTCCCACGCAGCCTCCATCCCCTACATCTCCCTTTCAACATCCATTCCACTACCTGACAATGCCCACCCAACCAAGGACGTTCAAGTCTAATAACCCTCCACCCAGCAGGCTGGAGTCCAGTTTACTGAGGTACACTCCTGTCGAGTACAGCCGCTTCCTGCAGTCCAGCCCCTCATTAGTGAGTGGGACGTTCCCCTACATCCGTCCGTCTGAATCTGAGCCTCCTGTGAGTCCCGTCCAGTCTGGGAGAGATGAGGTggatgcagacacaaacacagacacaagatcAGGTCCAGAGGAATCCACCTCATCCCCGTCCTCTTCTCGACCACGATCAAGAGCCCCTCAAGTTTATTCACCGTTCATGAAACTTATGGAAATGACAGCAAATATAAACATAGAGTGA
- the myzap gene encoding myocardial zonula adherens protein isoform X1: MLRYGSGRTVSTTTTTTEDSPESSSERRIRRLRLTLHAGDHGNKETKTAKSDTAEKETGVNGAWKKKNGLVQRERPAGRESPQQHLGDMTNGAPETSLQHHGPKVYGVVQRTGSDRQQEVMAREWTVNHLQDEMKYIKEVRDSLEKVRERMYGQFGGMQQSMQKLSQEIKAANSNRRSLESEVRIRTSAMESFDQMNSSLISANIGLQLPLQKSLLENCQSRVDKREEVKSLRSAYEKTQEQLRDKERELAAAKAENQTLRLQVESSQEASTQALQELSAKLQREYEEKLQEEQQKHREEIENLQAQLDEYIRRLEEAERNIRIAEAKIAERDQRIIEVERLLDCMGKEKGQLQKKLQECEQRLCLMELTDKTDATVAKRSKELQSETVDLRERIKHLNDMVFCQQRKVKGMIEEVQSLRAQVAQKDMFISELLDRIAIVECENNELEDKLKYFMSTQSRPREFLETSEIGVGCDLLHRSDAQRHDVEPPVQCEPTHLHPIQHPPPKKLPSIAEPPSYTQPPSTVKLSSIAEPPSPTEPPSLTQPPSPTQLPSPTQPLSPIKPPSPTEPPYATQLPPPIQPSFPTQPPSPTSPFQHPFHYLTMPTQPRTFKSNNPPPSRLESSLLRYTPVEYSRFLQSSPSLVSGTFPYIRPSESEPPVSPVQSGRDEVDADTNTDTRSGPEESTSSPSSSRPRSRAPQVYSPFMKLMEMTANINIE; encoded by the exons ATGCTTCGCTACGGTTCAGGACGAACTgtttccaccaccaccaccacaacagaGGACTCTCCAGAGTCTTCAAGTGAG aggAGGATCAGACGCCTCAGGTTAACTCTACATGCAGGAGATCAtggaaacaaggagacaaaaactgcaaaatcaGACACA GCTGAGAAAGAGACGGGTGTCAATGGGgcatggaagaagaagaatgggCTGGTCCAAAGAGAGAGGCCAGCTGGCAGGGAGTCCCCTCAGCAG CACCTCGGAGACATGACCAATGGGGCGCCAGAGACCTCGCTGCAGCACCATGGGCCCAAAGTGTACGGCGTTGTGCAGAGGACGGGCTcggacagacagcaggaggtGATGGCGCGCGAGTGGACGGTCAATCACCTTCAGGATGAGATGAAGTACATCAAGGAG GTGAGAGATTCTTTGGAGAAGGTGAGAGAGCGGATGTACGGGCAGTTCGGAGGAATGCAGCAATCAATGCAAAAGCTCTCACAGGAAATCAAG gctgcCAATTCAAACCGGAGGAGTCTGGAGTCAGAGGTGAGGATCCGGACGTCAGCCATGGAGAGCTTCGATCAGATGAACAGCTCCCTCATATCTGCTAACATCGGCTTGCAG TTGCCTTTGCAGAAATCCCTCCTGGAGAACTGTCAGAGCAGAGTGgacaagagagaggaggtgaagagttTGCGGAGCGCCTATGAGAAAACCCAAGAACAACtcagagacaaggagagggagcTGGCTGCCGCTAAGGCTGAAAACCAGACATTGAGACTACAG GTGGAGTCTTCGCAGGAGGCCAGCACTCAGGCGCTGCAGGAGCTCTCAGCAAAGCTACAGCGGGAGTACgaggagaagctgcaggaggaacaacagaaacacagggaggagaTTGAAAACCTACAG GCCCAACTCGATGAGTACATCAGGCGActagaggaagcagagagaaacatcagGATTGCAGAGGCCAAGATTGCTGAGAGGGACCAGAGGATCATTGAAGTGGAGCGTCTACTGGACTGTATGGGAAAG gaaaagGGTCAACTCCAAAAGAAGCTGCAGGAATGTGAACAGCGTCTCTGCTTGATGGAGCTGACAGACAAAACTGATGCAACTGTGGCCAAAAG GTCCAAAGAGCTGCAATCTGAAACTGTGGATCTCCGTGAGAGGATCAAACACTTGAACGACATGGTGTTCTGCCAGCAGAGGAAAGTCAAAGGCATGAtcgaggag GTTCAATCACTGCGAGCTCAAGTCGCTCAGAAGGACATGTTCATCTCCGAGCTTCTGGACAGAATTGCAATAGTGGAGTGCGAG AATAATGAATTAGAAGACAAGCTGAAGTATTTTATGTCCACACAGAGTAGGCCAAGAGAGTTTTTGGAAACAAGTGAGATAGGAGTAGGCTGCGATCTGCTCCACAG AAGTGACGCACAGAGGCATGATGTTGAACCTCCTGTTCAATGTGAACCAACTCATCTCCACCCCATACAACACCCACCACCAAAGAAACTTCCATCAATCGCTGAACCTCCGTCTTACACTCAACCTCCATCAACAGTTAAACTTTCATCAATCGCTGAACCTCCATCTCCCACTGAACCTCCGTCTCTCACTCAACCTCCATCTCCTACTCAACTTCCATCACCCACTCAACCTCTATCACCAATTAAACCTCCGTCACCCACAGAACCTCCATATGCCACTCAACTTCCACCCCCCATACAACCCTCATTTCCCACGCAGCCTCCATCCCCTACATCTCCCTTTCAACATCCATTCCACTACCTGACAATGCCCACCCAACCAAGGACGTTCAAGTCTAATAACCCTCCACCCAGCAGGCTGGAGTCCAGTTTACTGAGGTACACTCCTGTCGAGTACAGCCGCTTCCTGCAGTCCAGCCCCTCATTAGTGAGTGGGACGTTCCCCTACATCCGTCCGTCTGAATCTGAGCCTCCTGTGAGTCCCGTCCAGTCTGGGAGAGATGAGGTggatgcagacacaaacacagacacaagatcAGGTCCAGAGGAATCCACCTCATCCCCGTCCTCTTCTCGACCACGATCAAGAGCCCCTCAAGTTTATTCACCGTTCATGAAACTTATGGAAATGACAGCAAATATAAACATAGAGTGA